The DNA sequence gacttcttctatgcCGATtgggatgcctttaatttccttttgttgtctgattgctaaggctaggacctctagtactatgttgaatagcagtggtgataatggaaatccctgccgtgttcctgaccttagtggaaaagctttcagtttttctccatgagaatgatatttgcggtggggttttcatagatggctttgatgatattgaggtatgtgccctctatccctacactttgaagggttttgatcaggaagggatgctgtactttgtcaaatgctttttcagcatctattgagagtatcatatggttcttgttctttcttttattgatgtgttgtatcacattgactgatttgcggatgttgaaccaaccttgcagccctgggataaatcccacttggtcgtggtgaataatcctcttaatgtactgttgaatcctattggctagtattttggtgagaatttttgtgtctgtgttcatcaaggatattggtctatagctctcttttttgatgggatccttgtctggttttgggatccaggtgatgctggcctcataaaatgagtttggaagttttccttccatttctattttttggaacagtttcagtttcaggaataggaattagttcttctttaaatgtttggtagaattcccccgggaagccgtctggccctgggcttttgtttgtttggagatttttaatgactgtttcaatctccttactggttatggtctgttcaggctttctatttcttcctggttcaattgtggtagtttatatgtttctaagaatgcctccatttcttccagattgtcaaatttgttggtgtagagttgctcatagtatgttcttataatagtttgtatttctttggtgttagttgcgatctcttctctttcattcatgattttatttatttgggtcctttctcttttctttttgataagtctggccaagggtttatcaattttattaattctttcaaagaaccagctcctaatttcgttgatttgttctattgtttttttggtttctatttcattgatttctgctctgatctttatgatttctcttctcctgctgggcttagggtttctttcttgttctttctccagctcctttaggtgtagggttaggttgtgtacctgagacctttcttgtttctttagaaaagcttgtaccgctatatattttcctctcaggactgcctttgttgtgtcccacagattttgaactgttgtattttcattatcatttgtttccatgatttttttcaattcttctttaatttcccggttgacccattcattctttagaaggatgctgtttagtctccatgtatttgtgttctttccaaacttcctcttgtggttgagttctagcttcagagcattgtggtctgaaaatatgcagggaatgatcccaatcttttgataccggttgagtcctgatttaggaccgaggatgtgatctattctggagaatgttccatgtgcactagagaagaatgtgtattctgttgctttgggatgaaatgttctgaatatatctgtgatgtccgttTCATCCAGTGTatcacttaaggcctttatttccgtgttgatcttttgcttggatgatctgtccatttcagtgaggggagtgttaaagccccctattattattgttttattgttgatgtgtttctttgattttgttattaattggtttatatagttggctgctcccacgttgggggcatagatatttaaaattgttagatcttcttgttggacagaccctttgagtatgatatagtgtccttcctcatctcttattatatagtctttggcttaaaatctaattgatctgatataaggattgccactcctgcttttttctgttgtccattagcatggtaaattcttttccaccccctcactttaaatctggaggtgtcttcgggcttaaaatgagtttcttggaggcaacatatagatgggttttgtttttttatccattctgataccctgtgtcttttgatggggcatttagcccattaacattcagggtaactattgagagatatgattttagtgccattgtattgcctgtaaggtgactgttactgtatattgtctctgttcctttctgatctaccacttgtggctctctctttgcttagaggacccctttcagtatttcctgtagagctggtttggtgtttgcaaattctttcagtttttgtttgtcctggaagcttttaatctctccttctattttcaatgatagcctagctggatatagtattcttggctgcatgttattctcgtttagtgctctgaaaatatcatgccagctctttctggcctgccaggtctctgtggataagtcagctgccaatctaatactttcaccattgtatgttacagacttcttttcccgggctgctttcaggattttctctttgtcactaaggcttgtaaattttactattaggtgacggggtgtgggcctattcttattgattttgagcggcattctctgaacctcctgaattttgatgctcgttccctttgccatattggggaaattctccccaataattctctgcagtataccttctgctcccctctctttttcttcttcttctggaatcccaattattctaatgttgtttcgtcttatggtgttacttatctctcgaattctgccctcatggtccagtagctgtttgtccctcttttgctcagcttctttattctctgtcatttggtcttctagatcgctaattctttcttctgcctcatttatcctagcagtgagagcctccatttttgattgaacctcattaatagcttttttgatttcaacttggttagattttagttcttttatttctccagaaagggcttttatatctctggagagggtttctctaatatcttccatgcctttttcatgcctggctagaaccttgagaattgtcattttgaactctagatctgacatattaccaatgtctgtattgattaggtccctagccttcggtactgcctcttgttctttttttttgttgtgaatttttccgccttgtcattttgtccagctaagagtatgtgaaggagcaagtaaaatactaaaagggtggcaacaatctcaggaaaatatgctttaaccaaatcagaagagattccaaatcgtGAGAGGGGATTttcccccctcacaattgggtgagggatctcctctgattgggatctcttctgattgggatctcgcaatctcttctgattgggatctcttctgatttggggataaaaagaggttcaaaaggaaagaaagaaaaaaaagagttaacaaaagagattgaattaaaaattcaatcaagaattttagaaagaattttgaaaaagattgaagagattgggatctcttctgatttggggataaaaagaggttcaaaaataaagaaagaaaaaaaagaaacaaaaagaattaaaaaaatgaataaagaaaattataaaaaagaaaaaatatatatatatattagataaactagtttaaaaacgttaaaaaagaaaagcgtaaaagttaaaaaaaagttagcagaagaagagaaaaaaactgaaaaagaaaaaaattaaattaagtgcaagactaaaaaatcacagggagaaatccatgagttccgtggtttgttttctcctcctctggaattctgctgctctccttggtattgaaactgcagtccttgttaggtgaacttggtcttgcctggatttcttgttggtattctgggggaggggcctgttgagtgattctcaagtgtctttgtcccaggcggaattgcaccgcccttagcaggggccgggctgagtgatccgctcggctttgctttcaggagcttttgttccctgagcgctttccgtagagttccggaggacaggaatacaaatggtggcctcctggtctccggcccggaggagctgagagcccaaggccccgctccccagtgagccctcagcgaacagctcctagtaactcgcgtctgcctaacctccggccgcgctccgagttcaccgagcttgtgaccggttcaaggcaactccgagctgcgagcttactgtcggctctgtctctgtagctggctttcccgttccaatatccgcaagctctgcaacactcagacacccccgatccttctgtgacgctgcgggacctgaggtcacgccgaccccgcatgggcttcgccccggtttagcctctggagcgatgtccttcagctgaacagactttttaaagtcctgattttgtgctccgttgctccgccgcttgccaggagccggcccctccccctggggtctatcttcccatccctttggattcacttctctgccagtcctacctttcagatagtggttgtttttctgtttctagaattgctgttcttcttctctttgatatgccgatggatttgcaggtgtttgcaatctttagataagctctctagctgatctcctgctagctgaagtagtctcagcctactacttctccgccatcttgactcctcttggtggtattttaatagggattacaTTCATTGTCCagattgttctaggtagcatagagattttcacaatatttttttttccaatccatgaatatggaatattcttccatttctttgtttcttccttattttctttcatgtgtattctatagttttctgagtacagattctttttctctttgcttaggtttattcctaggtatcttatggttttgtgtgtgatcataaatgggattgactgcatttctctttcttctgtcttgttggtgtaaagaaatgcaactgatctgtgcattgattttatatactgacacttttactgaattcctgtataagttccagcagttttggggtgaagtcttttggattttccacataaagtatcatatcatctgcaaagagtgagagtttgactttgtctattcggatgccttttatctctttttgttgtctgattgctgaggctaggacttctagtactatgctgaacatcAGTGATGATAGAGGACatccctggaaacaaactgagggttgctggagtggaggggggtgggagggttgggtgggtgggtgatggacattggggagggtatgtgctatggtgagcagtgtgaattgtctaagactgatgaatcacaaacctttacccttgaaacaaataatacagtatatgttatttttaaaaaaagataatggagTTCATTTTTTTGTACTTAGATTTTTTGCACACATATTATCAAATGGGGGTAGTGTAGAATAATACCCTTTTTTTTGCAAAGTgaattggaggggcacctggatggctcagttggttaagcatctgactcttgattttggctcaggccaccatcccagggattgagccctgcatcaggctccatgctacgtttagatttctttcttttcctctcccactgcccctctctctccctcttcctctgtgaaggagagtgtgctctctcttgctttcaaaaataataaaaaattaaaattaaatataatattaataatattatttaataatataaaataaaaaattaaaataagtttaaaattttttttaatcaattggaaggcaaaaatcacaatttttttcctaagttaAGGAAATTTTATATTACATGAAAGCTATATTTACACTgacagtttaaaataatttgtacaaGAATTATTTGAGCCTAGAGCCTACACCAGGAAGTACATTACTGACTATCTCCtgcccccttttattttttcagttgtaGTTGGTTTATTTGGTTTGGAGACTGTTCTTGAATCGATTGTTCAGACTTAGAAGCATATAGTATACCAaagttatttgatttatttttgaccTGCTGCCTTTCACTTCTTAATTGTGTTTATCTTGgtatttttcttacttatttgcCATATATTTATTCCTTTGCAATATACTTACAAGGACTTATGATACATTCTTCTGTTGTTTCTATTTACTAACTATTCACTTTTACTTTTAGCATCATATTTCTCCAAATCTCTTCATACAGGTTGTTGGTGGGAGGACCTTATTCCTTGATTCTAGGGAACACTGGAAGACAGGATTTATATATCTTtcacaagaagggggagtacCAAGGTAGTAGTAGTGTAACTCACCGGGAACTTGGGTGAGGACATTGAGGTGAAGAAAGAGGGATAATGAGTTAGGTATGGTCTAAGGAGTGGGAAAATACTCACTAGAGACACTTAGGAATTTACCTGGGGCTAGGCATTTGAGAGGGAGTTGatatatttttcttgaataacTAAGTTGAGAACAGTGATCTCTTTCAGAGACCTATGGACCTAGAATCCAGGACCAATGGAACAGCTGTTACTGAGTTTATCCTGCTTGGCTTAGTGGAGACACAAGTGCTACAACCAGTTGTCTTTGTAGTCTTCTTTTTTGCCTACCTGGTCACAGTTGGAGGCAACCTCAGCATCTTGGCTGCCATCTTCATAGAGCCTAAACTCCACactcccatgtacttcttcctgggAAACCTATCAGTGCTGGATGTTGGGTGCATCACCGTCACTGTTCCCTCAATGTTGGCTCGTCTCCTGTCCAACAAGCATACAATTCCCTATGGAGCCTGCCTCACacagcttttcttctttcatcagtTGGCTGGTGTGGACTGCTTCTTACTGACAGCCATGGCCTATGACCGATTCCTGGCTATCTGCCAGCCCCTAACCTACAGCACCAGAATGAGCCAGACAGTCCAGAGGATATTGGTAGCTGTGTCCTGGGCTTTAGCTTTCACCAATGCACTGACCCACACAGTAGCCATAGCCACACTCAACTTCTGTGGTCCCAATGTGATCAATCACTTCTATTGTGACCTCCCACAGCTCTTTCAGCTCTCCTGCTCCAGCACTCAGCTAAACGAGCTGCTGCTCTTCAGTCTGGGCATCCTCATGGCAGGTGCACCTGTGATTCTCATTGTCACCTCCTACATCCATGTGGCAGCTGCAGTCCTACGAATCCGCTCTGCTGAGGGCAGAAAGAAAGCTTTCTCTACATGTGGCTCCCACCTCACTGTGGTGGGCATATTCTATGGGACAGGTGTCTTCAGCTACATGAGGCTGGGCTCAGTGGAGGCTTCAGACAAGGACAAAGGGATCGGCATCCTCAACACTGTCATTAGCCCCATGCTGAACCCACTCATTTACAGCCTCCGGAACCCTGATGTGCAGGGGGCTCTGCGGCAGGTGCTCACAGGGAAAAGAGCCCTTGTATGAGGAGTGATTTAGGAGGGTAGAACCGCAgcaattttttccttctctcctagcTCCTTGAGCAAAATGACTTCTGTTAGGAAGCAAGACTTCTTGTTCCCCAGGGAGGCTCTACGTAATAATATGTGTGCAGGTTCTGTTGACCAGAATCCTTGGCTAGTTGCCTTTTGGTCCTAGATACCCTTTCCACACCAGATGGAGGTGGGACCCAGGAAGTTCTGCAAGCTGGGAGACTCATGGTCCTACAGgtaacctttatttattttctgctgaaGACCCCAAAAAGACTCCAGTAAAGATTCTCTCCAAACTGGGATATGGAAAGTCACAGCTTGGTACCAAGTGTTAGTACATCCACCTGTCCGGGTTTCCCTGAAACAGCTTCCCCAACTTGCTTTGACACCAGGGTCCCACACAAGATTCTAGACCTAGTACAGTATAATTTGAGACATTGAGTACTCTGTCTACATTGCAAGATTCTAGGTATTAAACAGTGAGAGTTTATACTTCctttgggacttttttttccctaaaatagaaacaccattcattgattttaatttcccattagaaattatgtttataaaaatgaaaaaaaacaaaattttgccaGTAGAAAATGAAAGTCAAATCTTCACCCTCTCTACCCAAACCCTTCATAATTCAATTTCCAGAAGAAACCGCTATTAagaatttggtaaaaaaaaaaaaaaaaaaaaaaaaagaatttggaggcacctggatggctcagtgagttgggtctctgccttcagcttgggtcatgatctcagggtcctaggatcgagcaccacatcaggctgtctgcttggcagggagcctgcttccctctctctctctgcctgctgctctgcctacttgtgatctctctctctgtgtcaaattaaaaaaaaaaaagaatttgaggggtttgaagtggcgggggggtgggaggttgtggtaccaggtggtgggtattatagagggcacggcttgcatggagcactgggtgtggtgaaaaaataatgaatactgtttttctgaaaataaataaattggaaaaaaaattaaaaaaaaaagaatttggtgcCTCCCATCTAgctgtttatacatatataaatacatttacatatttttgtatcaatataaaaatatatatgtgtatgtcatATTTATAGGGACATGTTATGCTATGTCTTTTTTGTTTATACATTACTTGGTAGACTTTATTCtctatcaaatattaaaaaaaacttacctTATCTATTTTAATAACTGCCTAGTGTTAATTTATGAGTTAACCATAATTTACTAAACCATATTTCTTCTGATAGTTTATATTGTTTCTTGATATACTATTATTATGatcaataatagaaataatattctTCAAAGATGTGATTTTTATTATCTTGCAAGCATTTCTATAAGTTCTAATTAGTAAGATTCCtgagttgaaaaaataaaacagatttttatattatatatgtagtatatataatatatattattaatatgttattatattttatatatatttcggggggacaagatggcggggtactaggaagaggcgtcttttcagctggtaccccaaagtgagctgattacctaccaaagaactctgatcacccatgaaatcagcctgagatcagaattatacacgtctggatctctacaggggcagaagacgccagtgagcaggtaaagcggaatgggaacagcggactgatatcggaagataaacaaaagggggagggagccaccagaggcgaccggtgcgaaagtaataccccgatacgagcgagagtgccctgcgtctggggaccagcattaacttggagactggttgaaagcactccaaaagagcaaaggatcgcagggtcaaattgtgggaatcggggcggctagggacaggggcttaagtccccggtcccagacggcctccccggcgcggaggcagagagagtgcggcggggaaaccggctcctggtccctaagccgccagcgcgccccagagcgtgggggttcctgctcctgtgaggggatgggagctgcgctggtctgcagaacgcgcgctagccctaccacaaagcttgagatgcgcgcgcacgtcgctccagctctcctgggtttctaaggccctggggcgcttcttgacccgggccattgtttcaaagtctaagccgggcgcgcgcgaaactcttccccggacagaggcgcgcaaaagcccagcctgcggcttacggaccagcgccccgttctcagtgccccagacgcgcgcccgacccacagccgcctctgaaaagaggtgcgcgcaagccgggcactcccagctcccgccagcggcaaaatctcagtgtgcgatcgctgcttggaacctctctggcggtcaggagctcccagacagccgccactgccttggctttggggacaagcaaaagatcctgcgcccccagggtctttaacttggaacctgcactgccagcgtccaagggggaatttattcagcttctgcacccagactgaggcttctctctgagacggagatcaggaagtgttccagggtgcaccttgactgcaccagagttgatacatccagctacatctgttcagtcttctcccaccaaaatgactaggaggaggaatgcccaacagaagaaaaatacagaggatggaccttctgcaacagagctaacggctatcaacatagacaatatgtcagaaagagaattcaggctaacaattatccaggcaatagctaggttggagaaagccatggatgaccaaacagaattgattagggccgaactgaaagcgaccagacaggatgttcacaatgttagggcagagcttaaagctaccagggaggaggtccacaatgctctcaatgagttccaatccaatctaaactctctcaaagctagggtaactgagacagaagatagaattagtgatctggaagacaaacagatagagagaaaggatcaggaggaagcctggaacaaacagcttagatcccacgaaagcagaattagggaaataagtgatgccatgaagcgttccaacgtcagaattattggaattcctgaaggggaggagaaagaaagaagtctagaagatgtcgtggaacaagtccttcatgaaaactttccgaatcttgcgaatgaaaccagcgttcatgtactagaggctgaacggtctccacccaagattatacactccaaaaaaacatcacgacacctgatagtcaaattgagaaattataattgtaggtataatctcttgaaagctgccagggcaaagaggctccttacttacagagggaagcccatcagaataacgtcagacatgtccacagagacctggcaagccagaagaggctggcaagatatattcagggcactaaatgagaagaacatgcagccaagaatactttatccagcaagactgacattcaaaatggatggagagataaagagtttccaagaccggcaaggcttaaaagactatgcaaccaccaagccgatactgcaggaaatattaaggggggttctataaaagaggaaaaatcccaagaatagcattgaacagaaatatagagacagtctacagaaagaaagacttcaaaggtaactcgatgtcaataaaaacgtatctatcaataatcactctcaatgtgaatggcctaaatgcacccataaaacggcacagggttgcagattggataaaacgacaggacccatccatatgctgtctacaagagacccattttgaacctaaagatacacgcagactgaaagtgaaggggtggagaagcatctttcatgccaatgggactcaaaagaaggctggggtagcgattcccatatcagataaattagacttcaaactaaagactgtactcagagatacagaaggacactacataatccttaaagggactatccaccaagatgatctaacaattgtaaatatctatgctcccaatatgggagcagccaattacttaagaaaactgttaatcaagataaagagtcatattgatatgaatacactaatcgtaggtgatcttaacacgcctctttcagaattagacagatcatcgaagcagaaaatcaataaagaaacaagagcattgaatgacacattggaccagatggacctcatagatatatacagaacattccaccctaaaacagcagaatactcattcttctcaagtgcacacggaaccttctccagaatagaccacatactgggtcacaaatcaggactcagctgataccaaaggactgagattattccctgcatattatcagatcacaatgctttgaaactggagctcaatcacaaggaaaagttccgaaggaactcaaacacctggaagctaaagaccaccttgcttaagaatgcttggatcaaccaggagatcaaagaagaactgaaacaattcatggaaaccaatgagaatgaagacacttcggtccaaaacctatgggatacagcaaaggcggtcctaaggggaaaatatatagccatccaagccttgctcaaaaaaattgaaaaatccagaacacaccagctgtctctacaccttaaagaactggaggatcaacaacaaatcaaaccaactccacacataagaagggaaatcatcaagattagagctgagatcaatgagggagaaaccagagatacagtagaacgtatcaatgaaactagaagctggttttttgaaagaatcaataaga is a window from the Neovison vison isolate M4711 chromosome 5, ASM_NN_V1, whole genome shotgun sequence genome containing:
- the LOC122907641 gene encoding olfactory receptor 3A2-like → MDLESRTNGTAVTEFILLGLVETQVLQPVVFVVFFFAYLVTVGGNLSILAAIFIEPKLHTPMYFFLGNLSVLDVGCITVTVPSMLARLLSNKHTIPYGACLTQLFFFHQLAGVDCFLLTAMAYDRFLAICQPLTYSTRMSQTVQRILVAVSWALAFTNALTHTVAIATLNFCGPNVINHFYCDLPQLFQLSCSSTQLNELLLFSLGILMAGAPVILIVTSYIHVAAAVLRIRSAEGRKKAFSTCGSHLTVVGIFYGTGVFSYMRLGSVEASDKDKGIGILNTVISPMLNPLIYSLRNPDVQGALRQVLTGKRALV